A window of Belonocnema kinseyi isolate 2016_QV_RU_SX_M_011 chromosome 10, B_treatae_v1, whole genome shotgun sequence genomic DNA:
AAGTTCAtctaaatgtttacaaaaatgggAAAATTCAATCATGTAGCCACCCTAGTAATAAAAATGAAGGTGTCTCGACTCTTTATTATGTGTGtgttcactgaaaaaataataatttagctgTCCTATCTAACCGGTTAGCTAAATTTcgtcttgcaaaaaaaaaaatatatagctgTCTCACCTAGATTTGtagctgttttagctaaatttaCGATctagaaatagtttaaataaattagcTAGATTATTGCTAGATGGCAAATTGAGCTaaaaacagctagaaatctaggtTGGTGGCActgctacattttttttaatgacgaaATTCAGCTGAACAATTAGCTGGGACagccaaaccattttttttccgTGTTGGGTCTTTCGCCGCAATGTCCTTGGGTTTTGTCAATTTCAGAGATGGCGGCACATTTGGCGGGTTATCGGGAATGCTGCGACAGATACTCTCTCCCTCGCCGGAGTCAGGAGAGTACGGACTGGGTGGCTTTTGCACATATCTCCAGCCGTCAGTCTTCACGAGTCATTCATCGACGATGTTGTCCTCGACTCTGCAGATGGCTCCTCCTCCGCCCCTGACTCATCTCTCTGTCATGTATCCGGAACAGCCCGTTCTCCACGAGCACGTACAGATTCTCACAGAGTCGTACTCGTGTCCAAACTGCGGTCTCGAGTTTCGCAGCTTTCTCAAGCTGAACTATCACATTCGTACGAGTCATGCTCTGCGCGACGAGGACATTGACGATAATCGCGACAGCGGGAATCAGCAGTCTAGGTACACTTGTCAGGTTTGTCCGCGAACATTTCTCGCTCAGAGTCATCTGCGAATGCACGAGATGACGCACACCGCCTCACCGATAACGTCTTCGTTGGCGTCGAATGCTAGCGCCTCATCGACCTCCTCGTACGTTCAAGCTCAAGCGCAAGCTCAAGCTGTAAGAGCAACAAGTAACGAAAAGACGTTTGCCTGCAATCAGTGCCAGGCGACTTTTCGTTATCGTACTCTTCTCGAGCGACACCGGAAGATGCATGAATCCGGACCGGATAAACCGTACTCGTGTCCCCGATGTTTGATGCGTTTTGAGACTAGAAATCTTTACAATCATCATGCGAAAACGCACAAACCCAGTCCTGATGCCGGGGGTGGCGGCGGCGGTGGTGGCGGCAGAGCAGTTGGTACGATTGCGCCAACTGCGATTGTTCAAGCTGCTCCCCTCAATACTGTGGCTGGGATTGGTCGAAATAGTAATGATAATTCGGGAAATTTGAATAATACTGCGTCGTATCCGTGCGACGCATGTGCGAAGGAGTTTGCAACACCTGAATTGCTCAATACGCACAAGGCGGTTCATAGGTTGAGACCTTTGATTTGTGATGTGTGTGGTAAGGGATTTACTCATCGTAAGTATTATGTGGTGCATCAGCGTATTCATACGGGCGAGAGACCGTATCTTTGCGCGATGTGTGGTAAGTCGTTTACACAGGCGTCAACGCTCACGGTTCATCGGCGATATCACACGGGTGAGCGGCCCTATACCTGCACATTGTGCGGAAAGGGATTTGTGACGCGTACTATTATGCTCAATCACATGAAGAAGCACTGAGGAGACAGGCAggttagtatttaatttttcagtttttgaggGCATGTATCAGGGGGCGCAGTACGTGAGTACTTGATTTGAGTGTATTACTGCGCAATATTGTGCAttgcaattaaaaagtatttggatGGCCCTGACTTGTTTGCGTTGAGTGGCAGgttagtattttattatttttttgttttttgaggaCCTGTATCAGgggcgcagtgcgcgagtactagATTTGAGCGTATTACTGCGCAATATTGTGCATTGCAATTGAAAAACATTTGGATAGTCCTGACTTGTTTGCTTTGGGAGCTAGATTAGTATTTGATTTTTTGGGTTTTAAGGGCCTGTATCgggcgcagtgcgcgagtacgTGATTTGAGTGTATTGCTGCGCAATATTGTGCATTAAAATTGAGAAGGGTTTAGAGGGCATCGATTTTTTTACGTTTCTAGGTATCTCTTTGTAATCTGACAAGGCAgctcttttttttctctgattttcttttacttttgggAGAAACacatttaagtggaaaattcaaagatttggcCGCTCcaccggaaaaccgggaattttatgagaattcttatttcgaaaatatttatctttaaacaaaatttcattttaaattttaatattagcgatttcaaaattaaagggatttcaaagacttcgaaatattttagggtatttgaaaagattccaaggcattttaaagACATTTACAATTATTCTAAGGgctttaatcatttaaacaaaaattaatatttaattttcacgaACTTTTCGCAaaagtgagggatttcgtagggttgcaaggatttgaagtgattttcaaatattttttcttacatttggaATTCGCTCAGAATTCCtattaatttatcatgaattcctttttattcttgggcattcaatggatttttaaccagtTTTTGCTTAATCTTAAGTTCTTAGGCATTtcgacacatttttttcaaattctctttcATTTTCCTAATCTCATTTAAAACtactcaatttaaagaatttttcaaatttttgaacggTTTTCAATTCCCTTGATTGCTTTTTAGATTTAGCTTGATTTTTTTCtgcgaatttcatcaatttcttctaatttctctTAAATCCCTCTAAATTAACtcaaattttactcaaataaatgtaattttttcggtttttaaaattatatcaattcatttaaattctttttttggttacaaattagaAGGGTTTtgatgatttgaaaatatttttaattagtgtTAAAAGTTCACGCTGAATTCTGATTAATTAAGCCTAAATTTGATTagttcacttgaattcttttaaatttactcaattcttcgacatttctttcaattcttttgaattgactcgaatttttctaaggtcatttcaaattttctggattgaacattttaaagaatttcaaaatgcagtttgAAAGACTTAAgccatgaaaaaattagaaacgcTTGAAATCAAagagtttagttaaaaaaaaaaactttttgtttgattaactgtaaataaaaattaataatgatttttaaagttgaactgttcttgaagatttaaaaagtgaataaattattttacgagacgattcgaaatttttgaatttccagtttctgacattaaaaattatgtaaactatttcaaatgGAAATTCTTCTTAGTTAAAGAAATGTGAACGCCagattgaaagtttataaactatttttaatcataaaataacttcaaaataatagattcataataattcaaaacttttatgaAATTCGACACATTATTTGagtataatatattaaatttttaagctattcaatttgaaattttttaattaagaaaaataagaattacttaatatttcgaaatatctcactgtttatttaaaatcagtaattatagttaaatatttaaaaataaattttgaacgttacaattttaattgttttatttaatgaaagaaaaataatttgtaagtcgaattgttgaatttcgatgtataaataacaattaaacacttcATATTCTTagaaagaattcaagtaaattgaagaaatatttcgaagttttcaaaaaatttgatttaaaatttgaaatgatctgaaaataatttgaacaaagtgTCAACGTGCACCGACAAAATCCGGCAATTGGTAACCGGTAATCGGTGTGAATAGCCCATggcctgattaaaaaaaaatatatatatatatatatatattttggcagaattcgtaaacaaaaatttagaagctttttaagaattttgaaaggttaaagcagaataaaaacattgattttttattttgaaaagttaatttcagatgaaaatgcaaaaagattttacaaaattatcaaaattaaatgtagtagatcttaaggaatttttttttaatttgacagaattataaaaaaaaaattgaggaaatgtaggaattattttaaaggatgcttagaagttctgaaaatgttcaaaaataattaaaaattttaagaagaaaaatgtaaagcaacatgcagatgtttcaagattttcgaataaaatttggaagcattttaaggatttttaaactgttcaaaactaaaataattttacttttaatttcaaaagtgttcagtttataacaaaaatttaatcggaCAATTTTTGTATCtggcataaaatttttttgagtgatgtaactttgaaaatgtttaaattcatcgaaagaaagtttttttaaaagaaataatcttttttgttgaaaattcaactgtttttggctgcagtttgatattttttgtcttcaacaTTCTggccatttaataaaaaattcttctcttttgctttaaagtacaactatttggttctaaatgcaactgttttataaaacaaaaaattagcttgaaaactcaacttttctgataaaaaaaaaacgtttcttttggtagaaaattcatattttttatttaagtttattaattaaatttgaatgttttaaaaaaatatactttttaatgtgagcacttaacttttttttaatcatctttgttcgtaaaaaattaatttttttattgaaaattccgctgcagaaaattaatctttttttgttttaatttcaactattgttgaaaatgtagatttattagtctaaaatcatctttttgttcaaaatttcaacttttggattgaaaatttacctttctttgCCGAAAAATAACTTACCGTTTTTCTTCGAAGTTTCgaccatttcatttaaaattcctctatttggttaaaaatgcaacttctcgtagaatttaatgaataaagtAATCTAATTCTTATTAAAGATCTAATAATgattataaactaaataaaataataagtactatttaaatttaaataattattaaaatttattaacagaaataaataattaattattaaaaagttaacattttttaaattgtattaaaaagaaaaaattaattcaagatacatgatttaatatattaatatgttgttgaaaatttgtctcttgcttaaaattgcaactatatttatttctgaatgtaattggttgcaaattaatttttttaaacaaaaatttattaatccaattaaatattaaaaaaaaatttttctttatagattgaaaactaaacttttttgttaacaaatcgtttcttttggcagaaaattcatctttcttttggctgaaaatccaattattttgttgaaaattgacctctcTATCTAAAAATAACTTCcgtttttttcttcgaaatttcaaacatttcattaaaaaatttaactacataatttgaaaaacaaatttttttctttttttgtttttttgcctAAAAGTGCAACTCTTTGATTCTAACTGAagctgttttcttgaaaattaaattattaaatttttatttttaggaacaaattttataattttctggaaaattcacctttcttggatgaaattgcaactatttggtagaatgtttagctgtcttggttgaaaattgatatttttaggattaaaagtcaaattttatagaaaaactttAACATGAAATCTtgattctttttaacaaaattttttggtggtaacttaatcttgtttgtttaaaaagacAGATCTTTTGTTGAAGCTTTATTTTTCTgggctaaaaattaacttttttggttgataatttaatgtTCCAGTtgcaaatttagctttttttagtttttttttaattctgttagttagaaatttacttattcatttttcattaaaaagcgcCCTTTCTTCATTTGAGGCGATACATTTTCCCGCgaactttaaataatataatcattatgtgggttattttttaaattaatttagctacttgcattattaaaatttgaaattgaaaactaaaaatgtcATCAGGAAGATAATTTTTgctttgattgttaataaaaatagaagatacgattttttaaatcctaatgcaaaatgcttattaattattttcctgattatctttataatttttttacgtaatttttccagtgaaaaaatctattttggtcaaaaatctacatttttacctaaaaattattgaaaaaattttttcaattatctggAAGTCGTGgactaatagaataattttgtttacaactttCTTGATAAacgaaattttatgtaattttctgcaaatttataGTCTTGAtcaattaaactagataaataaaatgcattaaaaaaaatcttgtttttgttttaaaaaagggcaattttttaatttaaataaaacttgaattttaatcaaaatgatatagtttgtaataattgtttaattaatcaaTGAAAACTAACCGGATTTAGAATGAATGGATTGCAAATTTTCTTCAGATAcacatttgtattttaaaatgtactCAGTTTagcaaacaaaatgtttaataattattgGTAACGATTTTTGACATTGTTCTGAAAAATTTGCCACTATTTTCAGAGAAAGGCTGACTTTAcagttagtttaaataatttaattaaataaaaaattaaatccattAAACCTAACGTCAAAATTGACTAATAGttcattttgaagttttttgcagCCATTTTTGTGCTGGAGCGTCATGTGGTTGATCATTGGTTAATTTCTTGTTTGGTTtctgaatttagaaatttaaatattccccaACTATACCATGCATtctaaatggattttttttatttgaagtatttcagattagaaatttaaaataaaaaataatttcttaccaTAGATGCTTCAAATTGCACCTTCAAAACggtgaaaatggaataattagaatctttcaaatttagtgccatacaaatttaagttttttgaaaaaattaaattttttcgcgtACCTGATAAACATTCTGAAcctcaaaaaaacaaacaaaaattaattagtaacATTCAAAGCTTAATATTTCGGACTggattgctgaaaattcaaagatgccaaaaaaaatggattttaagtgaaataaatctttttcaaattaataattatgagtcttaaaaatcaaaaatcattataaacctttaaaactaaacaattcggACAGGAGTGCTGAAAATTGAAAGATTCCAAACTTTAGTTAAgattaaatggattttaaattaagagcgggaaattaaatcttttaacgttaagggcatgtgacacaactaaattcctatattaccgacctcactttttcagttcactgaatgtttttttgaaccttagaactttttttgtaaataaaatatcgagctgaaactttggaaaatgtataagtgtacaataaagtacgcttagatactgcattttggtaggaacttcactgaaaatcatttgatcttttttctgaacctcagcatttttttaacgttccaacttttcttctacataaaatatcggtctcaaactttgagacatgcaagagccgaaagaaaactacgtttaagtacaaagcttaataataaaagatgtaaaaaaatatatNNNNNNNNNNNNNNNNNNNNNNNNNNNNNNNNNNNNNNNNNNNNNNNNNNNNNNNNNNNNNNNNNNNNNNNNNNNNNNNNNNNNNNNNNNNNNNNNNNNNacgaaaatacgaaccctctagagcctcgcctagtggcTGCCAGGTTTCGTATtgtcgtgtacaacgttaccggctgatgccgttggaattgattgttaaaatatatttttttatatcttttattattaagcttggtacttaaacgtagttttctttcggcccttgcatttctcaaagttggagaccgatattttatgtataaaaaaagttggaacgttcaaaaaatgtcgaggttcagaaaaaagataaaataattttcagtgaagttcctgccaaaatgcagtacctaaacgtactttattgtactctaatacattttccaaagtttcagctcgatattttatttataaaaaaagttcttaggtttaaaaaaacatttagtgaactgaaaaagtgaggtcggtaatataggtatttagctgtgtcacatgcccttaataattgCCCAAATCCTGAAATAAAGACggttcaattataattatttttgtcataaaaaaattcagcaCAAACATCTCAAACTATGCTtgcctattttaaaatttttaaaaatcacgtaaaaaagaattttttcctcaAGATTCGACAATTTTGAAGTAATGTGAAAATGATGCGTCTCGTTTGTAGCTAAAAGCACTTTTTTGTGGAGCTGtgtcaaaaatttatgttaaaaaactttaattaggATTTGAGAAGCattgaattcaacgaattctaattacaattttaatttgaagcttGTTGCAATTCTCTGATTAACATAGTTTCAGtctgatattatttaattttgaaagttttaaatttcgaattattgaacttgtttttactttttttagagtTGACATTAAAAAATGCCGTTTTTAACGTTTCAGATtggaaatcgttcaattttcaaccaatttagaATCGCGTTAAAccttagataaaaaattgttctagaattttattgtttcattCTTCTAGaatttctagaattgttctaaaCATTGTTCTTctatttacaactgaaaaattgcATTCCATAAGGGCCTCACctataaaaattcggaaacgagATCATTGGCTTATCAGCTAATGACCGACAAGTTTTTGAGTGCAATACCAAtactcacttttttttaaactggatttTTTTTGCCGCCTCAACGTGTGCCTCGAACGaaaaaaattcggcaattttttcgaatcataatatttgtaaataaaacttttcatccATTTTTTCTAATCCTGataatattttgtaagaaaattcttcCTGTATCGATTCAGCAAATCAATAGCTAGAAAGTAAATTCTAACTCGAAGcaaattaaaattggattttttaatttccaaccaaagtttAAAAAACGTGCTTCtcaagcgaaaaaaattttttaatcaattttccggGAACATAATAACCTAATTTTTTCACGCATGatatattttcgaaaacaaagtaaaattggGTATTTGCCCTGATACATGCCCATTAATGAAAAGATTAGTGGAAAGTTTGTAACACGTCGTGGAATGTCGTCTCTGTGATATCGTTCTGCGTTGTTTTCAGTGGCgtaacttgaattttgaaaaatcaaaaataagggGGGGGGGTTGAAATTGAGGTCTTTATAAACttgaagagatgcatttttagtAGGATAAATATTCGATATATTTGAGCTTCaatatcttaaaacaaattttaatattacatttttggaaatttaattattcaaagtatttaaacgGTTCAATATTTGGGTATTATTggctataaaaatatatattttggaagAACAGGTGTAGATTTTCCACAAAGAAGATTAATCCTCTGAAATAAACAGCGACATTTTTGGCCTGAGATTTTCACACCAGGTAggtaaaagttactttttaaaatcagGACGAGTCTagtaaaaagaattattattattttaattctaaatacaaaaagtattaaaaatcggagaaacgaaaaaatatggtttaaaaatcatatttgtcaGAAGCAAGGATTGCAAGCGATGACTTGTTTACgacaattaataattgtaaattgtataaagatattgaaaattaatttaacttcataattatgataaaaaagatatcccattctttaaatttgaaatcgattatttatttttaaggagtaaaatcaaataattactgtaccttaagggcatgtgacacagctaaatacctatattaccgacctcactttttcagttcactgaatgtttttttaaacctaagaactttttttataaataaaatatcgagctgaaactttggaaactgTATTAGAGTACagtaaagtacgtttaggtaccgcattttggtaggaacttcactgaaaattattttctctttttctgaacctcgacatttttggaacgttccaactttttttatacataaaatatcggtctcaaactttgagaaattcaagagccgaaagaaaactacgtttaagtacaaatcttaataataaaacatgtaaaaaaaaatttaactatcaattccatcggcatcagccggtaacgttgtacacgaaaatacgaaccctctagagcctcgtctagtggccccCAGGgatcgtattttcgtgtacaacgttaccggctgattccgatggaattgatagttgaaatatattttttttacattttttattattaagatttgtacttaaacgtagttttctttcggctcttgcatgtctcaaagtttgagaccgatattttatgtagaagaaaagttggaacgttcaaaaaatgctgaggttcagaaaaaagataaaatgattttcagtgaagttcctaccaaaatgcagtacctaaacgtactttattgtactctaatacattttccaaagtttcagctcgatattttatttacaaaaaaagttcttaggttcaaaaaaacattcagtgaactgaaaaagtaaggtcggtaatataggaatttagctgtgtcacatgcccttaaaactcATAAGCCTAGTTTGTGATGaaagtattatttctaattatttgacAAACCTTATTTGTTTTAAACGATTGTCTTGcgcatttaatcattttaaataagcgcgCCAATAGTAACCAATCCGGTTTCCGACGCGGCGCATGCTCAGTGCGAAAAAGATCCGGAATTAGGAACACTGTTAAAAACCCATAAATAAGAAAACTttgatttaacaacaaaattttttattctttttctgcatTTTTGAATAGGCTCGAAAACTCAATTCATCCAcccatattttatataaaataaaaatttggaaattattgagtgaattaaacaaattctgatTTGTCTCATAAAAGGAAAATAGcgtaattttcaattcatttattttgttccatttatattttatttattgcaaaaaaaaatttcatggaaCAAGTGGATCAAACAAATACTTTACTGTCTAAGGGAGaccaggaattttaaattttagcttcTATTTATAGTTTTCGCAATGAAAGCTTTTTATCTAAGTATTCATAGTAATATGCAATTTCTCACCGATTTCGAGaaaat
This region includes:
- the LOC117181434 gene encoding zinc finger protein 2 homolog, translating into MLRQILSPSPESGEYGLGGFCTYLQPSVFTSHSSTMLSSTLQMAPPPPLTHLSVMYPEQPVLHEHVQILTESYSCPNCGLEFRSFLKLNYHIRTSHALRDEDIDDNRDSGNQQSRYTCQVCPRTFLAQSHLRMHEMTHTASPITSSLASNASASSTSSYVQAQAQAQAVRATSNEKTFACNQCQATFRYRTLLERHRKMHESGPDKPYSCPRCLMRFETRNLYNHHAKTHKPSPDAGGGGGGGGGRAVGTIANDNSGNLNNTASYPCDACAKEFATPELLNTHKAVHRLRPLICDVCGKGFTHRKYYVVHQRIHTGERPYLCAMCGKSFTQASTLTVHRRYHTGERPYTCTLCGKGFVTRTIMLNHMKKH